In Chlorocebus sabaeus isolate Y175 chromosome 11, mChlSab1.0.hap1, whole genome shotgun sequence, one DNA window encodes the following:
- the LOC103239503 gene encoding LOW QUALITY PROTEIN: polyadenylate-binding protein 4 (The sequence of the model RefSeq protein was modified relative to this genomic sequence to represent the inferred CDS: deleted 1 base in 1 codon), with the protein MRCFSDIHCEDLAELCEKYVSSCQSGGLPTAVQNLALRATVASAAPWVGAVSLYKYASSVHSPHPAIQPLQAPQPEVHRQGQEPLIASMLAAAHPQEQKRMLGERLFPLIQTTHSNLAGKITGILLEIDNSELLHMLEFPQSLHSKVDEAVAVLQAHHAKKEAAQKVGAVAAATC; encoded by the exons ATGAGGTGTTTCTCTGATATTCACTGTGAAGACCTGGCAGAGCTCTGTGAG AAATATGTCAGCAGCTGCCAATCTGGAGGCCTTCCCACAGCTGTGCAGAACTTAGCGCTGCGCGCGACTGTTGCCTCTGCTGCTCCCTGGGTTGGGGCTGTTTCCCTCTACAAATACGCCTCCAGTGTTCACAGCCCTCATCCTGCCATACAGCCTCTGCAGGCACCCCAGCCTGAGGTCCACCGGCAG GGACAGGAGCCACTGATTGCCTCCATGCTGGCCGCAGCACACCCTCAGGAACAGAAGCGGATGCTGGGAGAACGCTTGTTTCCACTCATCCAAACAACGCATTCAAACCTGGCTGGGAAGATCACGGGAATACTGCTGGAGATCGACAACTCCGAGCTGCTCCACATGTTAGAGTTCCCCCAGTCTCTCCACTCCAAGGTGGATGAAGCGGTAGCAGTTCTACAGGCTCATCATGCCAAGAAAGAAGCTGCCCAGAAAGTGGGCGCTGTTGCTGCTGCTACCTGTTAG